In one window of Chloroflexota bacterium DNA:
- a CDS encoding ABC transporter ATP-binding protein: MASVTYDHVTKRFGDVIAVNDMTLDIPDKEFLVLVGPSGCGKTTALRLLAGLEEVTSGIIKIGDRVVNDIAPKDRDIAMVFQSYALYPHMSVYDNMAFGLKLRKMPKQEIDRRVKEAAEILGIQGLLDRKPRQLSGGQRQRVALGRAIVREPQVFLMDEPLSNLDAKLRVQTRAEISKLHQRLQATFIYVTHDQTEAMTMGTRIAVMKDGILQQVDTPQNLYDYPGNMFVAGFIGSPAMNFFETRLSGTVEEMYAEGPGFRVRVPADKSLALRDYLGKQVIFGIRPEDIHDRYYAPPGITAETVTAKVDVTELMGSEVFVYLLSDSKFFIGRFDPRTSARVGQTIDAVFNMAKVHFFDPNTEKAIR, translated from the coding sequence ATGGCTAGCGTGACATATGATCATGTCACCAAGCGTTTCGGCGATGTCATTGCAGTTAACGACATGACGCTGGATATCCCTGATAAGGAGTTTTTGGTTCTGGTAGGACCATCTGGATGTGGTAAGACTACTGCGCTGCGTCTTTTGGCCGGCCTTGAGGAGGTCACCAGCGGGATTATCAAGATTGGCGACCGGGTGGTCAATGATATTGCACCCAAGGATCGTGATATTGCCATGGTTTTCCAAAGCTACGCTCTCTATCCGCACATGAGCGTGTACGATAACATGGCCTTTGGTTTAAAGCTGCGCAAGATGCCCAAACAGGAAATTGACCGGAGAGTTAAAGAAGCCGCGGAAATATTGGGCATTCAAGGGCTACTTGACCGCAAGCCTCGGCAATTATCCGGCGGCCAGCGCCAGCGCGTAGCCCTTGGGCGTGCTATTGTCCGTGAGCCGCAGGTCTTTTTGATGGATGAGCCCCTATCCAACTTGGATGCCAAACTCCGAGTACAAACCCGCGCTGAGATTTCCAAGCTCCACCAGCGTTTGCAAGCCACTTTCATTTACGTGACTCATGACCAAACCGAAGCAATGACCATGGGCACGCGCATTGCTGTCATGAAGGATGGCATATTGCAGCAAGTAGATACTCCCCAGAACCTATACGACTATCCTGGCAATATGTTCGTCGCTGGCTTCATTGGCAGCCCAGCGATGAACTTTTTCGAGACCAGGCTCAGTGGCACTGTGGAGGAGATGTACGCTGAAGGCCCGGGTTTCAGAGTTCGGGTGCCAGCTGACAAGTCTCTAGCCTTACGGGATTATCTCGGCAAGCAGGTAATTTTCGGAATCCGGCCAGAGGACATCCACGACCGCTACTATGCTCCACCGGGTATCACTGCAGAAACAGTCACGGCAAAGGTAGATGTGACTGAGCTGATGGGTAGCGAGGTCTTTGTGTATCTGCTCTCCGACTCCAAGTTTTTCATCGGCCGCTTTGATCCCCGCACCTCAGCCCGGGTAGGGCAAACGATTGATGCCGTCTTCAACATGGCCAAGGTTCACTTCTTTGACCCCAATACGGAGAAGGCAATTCGTTAG
- a CDS encoding MATE family efflux transporter, giving the protein MAASDQYSAVATLVLTRENIPHNIVKLALPAVTENLLVTMVYLADTLLVGRLKDPAALAAVSLGGLFLNIATQLFSAISITATTLVAHAWGGAHYEQAKRVAARAILFAILFAAGTIAVLWPSASAILALMGASTRAIAMGSAYMRIILVASLLGFPMLVLNGIMRGSGDTKTPMMITLVMNVWHVLLATVLVFGLGPFPAFGLRGAALATASAQLLGGSLALFLVINGKRFLKLRCRDILQWDGQLIGQMLSLSLPTAGESLVMRLGFILFMRIVSALGEIPLAAHQIAVNIESLSFMPGFGLGIASTTLVGQSLGARKPELAEESIRSTMRVSIAVMGALGVIFALFGSNLAAIFGSTPEVLSLAGDAVRIGALEQLPIAVLMVIAGSLRGAGDMRTPMLATLVGTLFFRVPIVYLFAIVFGWGLNGVWLGTAVDWTARAALIYFLFRRGDWKRLRL; this is encoded by the coding sequence GTGGCTGCTTCGGATCAATATTCTGCTGTCGCCACACTTGTGCTGACACGTGAAAACATTCCACACAATATCGTCAAGCTAGCACTGCCAGCAGTAACGGAAAACCTACTGGTGACCATGGTCTACCTAGCCGATACGTTGCTTGTTGGCAGGCTGAAAGATCCTGCAGCACTAGCCGCTGTGAGCCTGGGTGGGCTATTTCTGAACATAGCTACGCAGTTGTTCTCTGCTATCTCCATTACAGCTACAACCCTTGTTGCCCACGCCTGGGGTGGTGCCCATTATGAGCAGGCCAAGCGAGTTGCCGCACGCGCTATTCTCTTTGCCATTTTATTTGCAGCGGGAACTATTGCGGTGCTGTGGCCTTCCGCAAGTGCGATACTTGCGCTTATGGGGGCCAGTACGCGCGCAATCGCCATGGGTAGCGCGTACATGCGCATTATCCTTGTGGCATCGTTGCTCGGTTTTCCCATGTTGGTGCTGAATGGGATCATGCGCGGCTCTGGTGACACGAAAACGCCCATGATGATCACCTTGGTAATGAATGTCTGGCACGTGTTGCTGGCAACGGTATTGGTCTTTGGACTAGGGCCTTTTCCCGCATTTGGGCTACGTGGCGCAGCTTTGGCTACCGCATCTGCTCAGCTATTGGGTGGTTCCTTGGCTCTGTTTCTAGTTATAAACGGGAAGAGATTCCTGAAACTTCGTTGTCGCGATATACTGCAGTGGGATGGACAACTGATTGGACAAATGTTGAGCCTTAGCCTGCCTACTGCTGGTGAGTCCCTCGTCATGCGCTTGGGCTTTATCCTTTTTATGCGTATTGTCTCAGCACTTGGAGAGATCCCACTGGCTGCACATCAGATTGCAGTCAACATAGAATCTTTGTCCTTCATGCCTGGGTTTGGATTGGGCATTGCCAGCACTACGCTCGTTGGTCAGTCTCTAGGAGCAAGGAAACCAGAGTTAGCTGAGGAAAGCATACGCAGCACCATGCGCGTTAGCATTGCTGTGATGGGGGCGCTAGGCGTTATTTTCGCCCTGTTTGGTTCAAACCTCGCGGCTATCTTTGGTAGCACGCCCGAAGTCCTATCCCTTGCCGGAGATGCCGTACGAATTGGAGCGCTGGAACAATTGCCCATTGCTGTCTTGATGGTGATCGCTGGCAGTCTGCGTGGTGCTGGGGACATGAGGACACCCATGCTCGCCACCCTGGTAGGCACTCTCTTCTTCCGTGTGCCAATCGTCTACCTTTTTGCCATTGTGTTTGGTTGGGGTCTGAATGGAGTCTGGCTGGGTACGGCTGTGGATTGGACAGCCAGAGCTGCCTTAATCTATTTCCTGTTCCGCAGAGGAGACTGGAAAAGACTTCGATTATGA